A genome region from Panicum virgatum strain AP13 chromosome 4K, P.virgatum_v5, whole genome shotgun sequence includes the following:
- the LOC120703609 gene encoding uncharacterized protein LOC120703609: MKYLPIEVCKIVPRQLYQKKLEASQVASDLSDWKLPIFIECSDKVEDDLHLRYGEAQNEGGGRHSAFDDVQKSLPIVSNKPPVIFGADVTHLKPVDDSAPSIASVGGSEDWHEVSKYSGILPQIYRKTLTDGLENIFKEKCNQEMNRLNLTTGFEGNEFGQSNSVFETDCEPIRNTVTMKLDGNKENDWTSYCQTMAQVKAWFMSNGTAVDVSELVGEEKYIHVVPDNGTFHLTLTHRGESVDLIIDAREAWLKGEASPDLICEFNSCDRYISHEFGQMLKDCDGSYSSVAPDHRIELIPVGNQALLEAFRILKAGPGADIKGELVSSFEEACGVIIVHFLEPLKYHEIFDFVCEALRDDKPSYLPKYLVKALKIWGKMGETAGKYVFRSLTGSQVDKFDISWRGLKHLNHLRMW; this comes from the exons GACTTATCTGATTGGAAGCTTCCAATATTCATTGAATGCTCAGATAAAGTGGAAGATGACCTTCATTTGCGGTATGGAGAAGCTCAGAATGAG GGCGGAGGGAGGCACTCGGCCTTTGATGATGTACAAAAGAGTTTGCCGATTGTTTCGAACAAGCCACCAGTTATATTTGGTGCTGATGTTACCCATCTTAAACCTGTAGATGATTCTGCCCCCTCCATTGCATCT GTCGGTGGCTCCGAAGATTGGCATGAGGTGTCCAAGTATAGTGGTATCCTTCCACAAATTTACCGTAAAACACTCACTGATGGCCTAGAAAATATTTTCAA AGAAAAATGCAATCAAGAGATGAACAGGCTCAACCTTACCACTGGCTTTGAAGGAAATGAGTTTGGACAATCCAACTCTGTGTTTGAAACTGACTGTGAGCCCATCAGA AATACAGTAACGATGAAACTTGATGGGAACAAAGAGAATGACTGGACAAGCTATTGCCAAACGATGGCTCAAGTTAAAGCTTGGTTCATGTCCAATGGTACTGCTGTGGATGTAAGTGAACTGGTGGGCGAAGAAAAGTACATCCATGTGGTGCCGGATAATGGAACGTTTCATCTTACGCTGACACACAGGGGAGAGTCCGTTGACTTAATCATAGATGCCCGTGAAGCATGGTTGAAGGGCGAAGCAAGCCCAGATCTGATATGCGAATTTAATAGTTGTGACAGATATATCTCCCATGAATTCGGCCAAATGCTGAAAGATTGCGATGGTTCTTACTCATCAGTGGCACCAGACCATCGCATTGAGTTAATTCCAGTTGGAAATCAAGCTCTGCTAGAGGCTTTTAGGATATTGAAGGCAGGACCAGGAGCAGATATCAAAGGAGAGCTGGTATCATCATTCGAGGAAGCCTGTGGCGTAATCATAGTTCACTTTCTTGAGCCTTTAAAATACCATGAGATATTTGACTTTGTTTGCGAGGCTTTGAGAGATGATAAACCAAGTTATTTGCCAAAGTACCTGGTCAAAGCCCTAAAAATATGGGGCAAAATGGGTGAGACTGCTGGTAAGTATGTCTTTCGGTCACTCACTGGATCCCAAGTTGATAAGTTCGATATATCATGGAGGGGGCTGAAACACTTAAATCATTTGAGGATGTGGTAA